The stretch of DNA ACCGATATGGCAGCTTCCAAATAGCTGTTCTCATGGCTTCATCACTTGAGAAAATGTGGAAATGTCGAGGGCGCTCGATGCGCGCCTCGTGCTTTCCTTCACTTGCAGCCGTTAAGTCTTGGCGCGTCGCTCACGCGTCTCAGGCACCAGCTGCGGCAAACGCAGGCGCACTACTTCAACACTCCCATGCAGAGatgtcttcgccatggcAGAGCCGGCACTAGTGCTGCGGTGCATGTACGGAACCCTCCTTTCACAGCCTGATATTGTCACCCTTTCGTTGCACGACGACCCCACCGTTTTCACATACACGCAGATTTGTTACAGAAACGGTGCCATCACTCTTCGGGAGCAGACAGAGATCAACCGGACTGCAGGCGACGTGGCCGCACGCCTCACTGAGTCGTGCACAatctgcttcacttcacttgacTAACTGCAGCAGAGGTCCGCGGCCCAATCATTCAACTCGAGTCTTACGTTCAGGACACCACGATCGAGCTCCCGCCTTCGAAGTACCGCTCAATCGACTGGGATCACAGTCAGCTGCCTCTTGCCCAGAGCACAGCGCAGCACCGCATGTTGGCCTTGCGGCTTCACGCGCAATCGATGTAATGACGTGCTCACCTCGACAGGCGAATCCATACTCCTGAGCCCAGGCCACACGATCGACCTCAGATTACTCAACGTGAAGATCGAGATTGCGCTGTCACGTCAACACGACCAGAATCCAAGTCCCCGGCGTTCTGACACGATGGCAACTCCCAGCACCAAGCCTCCCGCTAAGTACGAGTATTTCGCGCGAGACAGCGAGACCGATTCAGACGGCGACGATCTGAACGCGCCGCACGTCCGATTGGAGAAGAGAGCAACTTCGAAGGACACGTCGCCGTCAACCGCAGTCGACCGCCGTGACGGAGCAGATAGTTCTTTCCACACGCAAGCGACACAACCACTTGAAACTCCGGTCGATGCCACACGCAGCAACAGTACTACGTTGCACTCTCCAGGACTTCCAGTAGATGACGAGGCTTTTGGTCTGAACGAGCAGCGCGAGGTTGGGGAGCCTCAAGATAACGACGCAGAAGACGGCACGCCTTCTATTGCACCTGAGGTAGCCTCGCGTGGTCTCAAGCGCAAGTTGACGGCTCGAGCAGACCAGTACGAGTTCCCAGGAGATGCAGACTCTGATGCCCAAGCGAGACGAAATCGAACCAAATTGCCGAAAGCTGCTAGGGACAGtgaggatgatggcgaggacaCATCGAGCGCCCCGCCTACTGCTaccaagaagctcgacgcGGTTTTCGAAGCTGTGCGAACTGCGAACGGTGAGCCCAACGAGTCTAAAGTGCCCGCGCCCAGCCCAACGCAATCCTCGCGACAGTCAGCGGGGACTCAGACATCTACAGAGCATCatgaagatgcagaagaggtggagatggccgatgccgaagatgaagctgaagctgccaCTGTCTCACCACCTTTCACTACAGCAAAGAAGGGTGGCAGACCACCGAAAGCTGCATTGATGGATAACGGGGAgccagacgatgatgaggagagcaCGGACGctggcgacgacgagatcgCTCCTGCCGTGCAATCCGACCAGCCCCTCAAGAAGCGTGGTAGGGGCAGGCCACCGAAAGCCTCCCGCGTCAACGGGGAgccagacgatgatgaggagagcaCGGACGctggcgacgacgagatcgCTCCTGCCGTGCAATCCGACCAGCCCCTCAAGAAGCGTGGTAGGGGCAGGCCACCGAAAGCCTCCCGCGTCAACGGTCCTGACGCACCtacttctgctgcagccggcaagaggaagacgaagccgAGAAAATCGTTGCGCTCCACCACGACTGCTGCAACGCCAGCTAAGCAAGTCTTACGGAGACAAACAGCCACGCCATCTGCTACAGTGCGCAGAACACCCAAAATTCTGCTCAGTGCTAGCGGTTTGCCACCAGCTGCCAAAGCGTGGATGACCAGAAACAAGATCAAGAGTGTTGATGAGACGCCAAGCAAGGGAACAAACTACGTCTGCGTAACAAGGGACAAGGCTCTGCCGAGGACTCTCAAGGTTCTGCAGTCACTGGTAGCAGGAAAGACCGTAGTTGGTGACTCGTGGATCAACGATTCGCGCAAGGAAGGCGAATTGCTAGACGCAGATGACTACCTCCATGCTGACCTGAAGGATATCGAAGCGGATCCTGCGACCCGGCGCTCGCTCTTCGCCCAGAAGACTTTGTTCTTCACCGTGAAAGCCGCCACTTTCTACGAAGACTGGGACAAATTGGTCGAACTTGCCAACGAAGCTGGAGCAGCCGAGATCCTGAAAGGCAATGCGAACAAAGGCCATGCAACGACACCGAAGGAAAGTGTCATCTTCTTTGGCGAGAACAATGCTACAGACGACGATGCCGAGGACCTGATCAAGACACACGGTCGCGTGGTGTACGACAAGACCGCGTTCGCGCAGTGGATCATCAACGCCGAGGTCGACCTGGATGACAGTGAGTACGTTTTGACCTCGCCGCTTCAGGGAAGCCAGGCCAAGAATGGAGGAGCAGgcaagaaagcgaagaagtgAATGCCGAAAGACTGCTGCTGTTTGCGCCAAAGCCCCTCTTGCACAAAAGCATCCTGTACGAGCATATCGTTATCACGCACGGTCGCAGCTCTTGGCCCTGCCAGAACACGAGATTTGCCGACGACGGTTTCGCACCTTCGTATCCGTGTCGAGACTGAGAAGGAGTTGCGTTGGCCTTGCTGCTCGGAACGCGTGACCAACTAGCTAATGTACCCGCACTTTATCTGTTAGCTCTCAATGGAACTCTATGAATAGAAAACAACCCCCACTAGTATGTCTGCACGGAGAAGTAGGCTCTGAATCCTTCACTACTGCAGCTCTGACCTCATACCCGCCCACGAAATCCATTCTTTGCACTCGGCGTATCGTTTTCTCAACCGCAAGAAAGCGATGTGATTGTGCGTGCATTCTGTCCGTATCCGCCCGAAGCATGGAACATGCAATCCATAGTTCAGATGTGACGTGTCGCGATGTGGGGTGACAATGATGGCATAGCATAGCATAGAATCGCGATCATCTTTGCAGAAGGAAGACACAGATGGAATAGAATGAGGAAATGAGTCACCGGAAAACCATGTCAtccaagaagaaatcttcaTGAAATTACAAAGAGTCTCTCTCGTAGCCATTGAGTGAGCGGCAGAAGGGAAGACCCAAGGCGCTGATAGTACCTCAAGCCAAATTCCCCCAACTGTCCGCCCTCAAGGCCTGATCTAAAAGTGGAAAAGCGAATGTCGACCTCCTATGCTTCACTTTCCTCTCCTTTCCAGAAGTTCTATTCTATTTCCTTCATGTCTCCAACCCGAATGAAAAACAACAAAAGGTGGTAGTCTCTTGGCGCGCCCTCCGCAATTGCAACTTGCGGCAAAAGGGTTCGTGATACAATTACAGCAACGCGTGCCTCCTTTCCCTCCTTGAGACCAGCGCAAAGAGGTGGCGCAGCGAAGTGCAGAAGTTGTTTGGAAGAACGGAAAAACAACAGAAAACGTAAATGATGCAGAGATCATTCTTGAAGAGCGCAGCCCTTGTGCGGTGTCGTTTCTTGTTCTTGTAGTGCCAAGTTGTACATCTttcagaaggagaagacaaaCAACAAATGAAAAACCAAAAAACACAACTTGGGCGTCTGAGTCGTCATCGCCTTGCATTCTTTCCCTTCTTTTTCTTGCGGAGAGTTCGATAGCCAGCCGAACAGAGGATCCAAGTGCGAAGAAGGTGCAAGAAGGGAGAGAAACGCCAGACGTGGAGAATGCGCGGATGATGAGCCCTGCAAATGCAATTGCGAAGTGGGGTATAAGACTGTATTCTTTCTCAACTCAATGTAGCCGCCCATGGAACAACAGCATGCCAGCTGTGTTTGCCGAATTATGCCCGTGGAACGCCGAATATGTGAATGTGGTACGGGTATCGTGAATGCGCGCAGAATTAAAAAGTGTCAAACGTGCTTTGATCATTGCAAGGACTCGCGGTCCATGCTGGAAGTTCGGGACAAAGGTCCCGCAACTTCGCTGGAGGCGTCTTTTCGACGTTGTGACGAAGCTCGACTGAAAATGCGACGTGGCCAGGCGCCTCGGGACGAGTCGAATCGAGGCGAAGCTGTGGGGTCCACAATGCCGTAGTACAAGCTTTCGTCATCTTGTTGCTGAATTGCAACTGGAGCCTCCGTCTTGATCTTGACGAAGAGCTTCGCGTCGCGGTACTGCTCTCCTTGAGGGTTGAAGAGTGGAAGGTGTCGGTAGCCTTGCTGTAGACTACTGAGCTTAGCTGTATATGCAGCAAGGAGCACGCCGTTGGAGCCCGACTTTTTGCCTTGTGGAGCATTCCACACGGTCCAtcggacgaagacgaggccgGGAAATTTCGTCTCGACCGAAGTCGTGATGTTCTGGTGGTACTGCGGGTCAAAGCCATTGCCTTCGACAATTCTTGTCCGGCTGCGGCTCGGTAGCGGCCTCTCGGTAGGCAGCTCTGGTACTGACGCGTCATTGATGCCATCCGACTTGGTTATCACGCGCTCCTTATCTTCCGCGTAGAACATCTCGAATTCGATGTAGGGGTTCATGCCGGCTCCCGAGCTTTGATTGCGTGGGCGGGGCAAGCGTTGCGCGGAGATGATGTCGACACTCAATTTGACGCACTTCTTGCCCCTCTTCTCGTGGTCCTTGGGACCTTGGTCAACAGCGTCGAAGATGGGCTGATGCTTGGCATGTCGGAGCTCGTCCGGCTTGAGAACATATCCCAAGCGATCCAAACCACCGGCGAACATGGCCTCGTTGATCTGTTGAGGAACATCGTAAGTCTGCCAATTGAGAGCAGCCATTTGTCCTCCTCGGCGCCAAACCGACAATGGGTTGAAGTTGGAAGAATCCACGCGCTTGGCAGCCGGGTAAACGCGCAAAAGGTGCCTGACGTTGTGCTTCTCCAAGAGAGCTTTGTTGtccgtcttcttcgtgcATAGATCGTCGAATGTGTTCTCGTTGAAGGAATAGATGTGGTTGTAGGTTTTGCCGGCGGGCGTCTGGAAGCCAGCACCAAATTTGATGCCCTGCGCGTACACACCCAGCTTGCCAAGCTCGTGGATGATGCGAGTCTTGTTGCCCCGTCGCTTCGCCCTGTCCACGGGCTGACGAacttcgtcgctgtcgtctgcAGAACTGCTAGGAGTGATGACTCCGGATGGAATCGATCCTCGGGGCGTGAAAACGCCATTGACTTCAGACGGACTCGTCGCCGAAGAACCGGAAACCAGCGGGGACGATGTTGTGCTGGAAGTCTCTGTAGACGGCGCGCGGCCGAAAGTCTGCGTGAGACTCCGTGCTCTGCTGCGACCAGTGGGAGCTTCCGAAAGCGACTGCAGTTGCTCTATTTCCGCCGATGCTTTCACCTTGATCAAGATCCTGTTGCGCAGCTCCTCTGGTGAAGGCAGGCTGACAGTGTTGTTCGAGATTGGCTCAGTGACCATCATGGTGCCGAAGTACTTGCGCATCAGCTCCACCATGACAAGCTGTTGTTCGGGGTTGCAGTGCACTTCGAGAGAGACGACCAATGGGTATGGCGAGCTGTGGAAGGCATATTTTGCAACGACCGACACGCAGTCTTCGAATGGAATCTTGCTGGTCATTGTCCGTCCGTGGGTCACGATGGGTCGACCATCATCGCCGTCCCAACAATCAATCTCGACGCAGCGACAGCCTTTGACCAGCGCAGAGATGTAGCCTTCAACGCTCGATGTGCCAGCAACTTGTCGCCCGAGCAGATAGGTGTTGTGTGAGCTCGAGATGAAATATTCATTCAGCGGTCTGTCCAGAAAGGGTTCACCGCCGAGTGGTGCAAGAGGAGATGTGAATGATGAGGTCAAGAACGTCTGGAAGCTCTGAGTTGTCCACACCTTTTGGTACAGCTGTGGGGCAGCATCAGGTAGGGTTGGACGGTTGTTTCCAGGTCGTGCAAACCTTTGGAAGACAGCTTCCCAGTAAGCACGATCCTTGTCAACATCAGCCTTTTGCTCGTAGCGCATGAATTCCAAGAAGGTTTCTAGAACCATGTCGTGGTCGGTGCCAAGCTGCCAATTTTTGAAGATGTGGGTGACATCCTTTCGCTCCCGGAAGGACTGGAGAAAATCTTTGTACTGGTCATAGGTGAGTGCTGCATGTTCATCACGACCGATCGCCTTGAAGTGTGTCTTGACTGCAGATTCGGAGCAGTTGATCTCCAACGACCGGCACAAAGCCATGGCATCTGCAAGAGTCAATCGCTCTTCTTGAGTGACGTCTTTCTGGCTCATGACCTGCTTCCAAGCCAAGGCCATCCCtttctctgccttctccGGATTTGAGGATAATGCGTTCATGACCTCTATGCGCTGCCGCGT from Cercospora beticola chromosome 1, complete sequence encodes:
- a CDS encoding uncharacterized protein (BUSCO:EOG09260GIX) is translated as MNLSSGTRSQDAFSARTAAGPGSLPKAHATPSHSQPARINTAIALTITPSSAGMTASSVPSRSSSLHHIYSVKSYRNVSQDSLAESRMSPQTYPSPSSVPRRAMSDRAFSERSPSPHTRVGHPGAMAEAMSATGRGDGLFRRLSRGASNKLRRRASTTHSLRMRDQSAGPLLVRRRSDSNGASDFQDVSDLELDSNLDDMDECPPYVKDRSNALGINVGRPTLVSHGTGSTFVGGIAPSSSAILEKGTWVWKHTRRSRKRIQLRLDSSSARVCWHGKRPDKSFFIDDVREMRVGEESRNARDDIKVPADQEDLLVTIVYAVAERSKGRSIKTMHIVMPDHYIMKLWTNALNIVTRQRIEVMNALSSNPEKAEKGMALAWKQVMSQKDVTQEERLTLADAMALCRSLEINCSESAVKTHFKAIGRDEHAALTYDQYKDFLQSFRERKDVTHIFKNWQLGTDHDMVLETFLEFMRYEQKADVDKDRAYWEAVFQRFARPGNNRPTLPDAAPQLYQKVWTTQSFQTFLTSSFTSPLAPLGGEPFLDRPLNEYFISSSHNTYLLGRQVAGTSSVEGYISALVKGCRCVEIDCWDGDDGRPIVTHGRTMTSKIPFEDCVSVVAKYAFHSSPYPLVVSLEVHCNPEQQLVMVELMRKYFGTMMVTEPISNNTVSLPSPEELRNRILIKVKASAEIEQLQSLSEAPTGRSRARSLTQTFGRAPSTETSSTTSSPLVSGSSATSPSEVNGVFTPRGSIPSGVITPSSSADDSDEVRQPVDRAKRRGNKTRIIHELGKLGVYAQGIKFGAGFQTPAGKTYNHIYSFNENTFDDLCTKKTDNKALLEKHNVRHLLRVYPAAKRVDSSNFNPLSVWRRGGQMAALNWQTYDVPQQINEAMFAGGLDRLGYVLKPDELRHAKHQPIFDAVDQGPKDHEKRGKKCVKLSVDIISAQRLPRPRNQSSGAGMNPYIEFEMFYAEDKERVITKSDGINDASVPELPTERPLPSRSRTRIVEGNGFDPQYHQNITTSVETKFPGLVFVRWTVWNAPQGKKSGSNGVLLAAYTAKLSSLQQGYRHLPLFNPQGEQYRDAKLFVKIKTEAPVAIQQQDDESLYYGIVDPTASPRFDSSRGAWPRRIFSRASSQRRKDASSEVAGPLSRTSSMDRESLQ